The nucleotide sequence TTGAAAATAAAAATAAAAAGGTTCGATATCGTTATGATTTTGTAATAGGAAATCCGCCTTATGTGGGTTATAATGAAATCTCAAAACAAAAATTACTTTTTATTCAATTATTGCAATCTAAAAAATTGCAAATGAGCGATATTTATGGTGTTAATTTAAATACAGTACCTGGCAGGACTAAAGCTTATGCCCCGAAACCCAATTTATATTCCTTTTTTATTGCTTTAGGTCTTGCATTGCTTAAAGATGGTGGTAAACTTTGTTATATTATTCCTCAAACAATTTTAACTTCAACGGATTTAGATGTTCTTCGATATCATCTCTCTAACTTTTTAACAATAGAAAAAATAATAACATTCAGTTGTAATATGTTTATTGGTCGAGGCATTAAACAAGATAAACCTATCCCAACATCAAGTTTGATTTTTATTGTAAGTAAAAAACCTCCTGCAAGAATTGTTGAAGTGGATATAATTAATTATTTGAAAGAAGACGATGATATAATTACGTGCCTGAATAATATCAACAAAAAGAAACAAATCTTATATACAAGAATTACACAAAACCAGTTGAAGCAAAATATTAACAACTGGAATTTTATAAAGTTTACGCCGGCAATAAAAGAATTCTTTAAAGAATACAACCTTAAAGAAACTTTTGATATTTATCGACTTGATGCTTATTCTAAGAAATATTTTAACTCAAACTTTTATTTTGATAAAGGCCTAATTTATCCCAAGGATAAAATTACAGATGAAATAAAAGATGGTTCTACTTTCTACAAACAAATCGAATCGAATCAAAAAAATTATCTTTTACAATCATCAGACAAATTTATTGCGAAGAAGAATATCTCACTTCCAAAAGGCGCACAAGGATTTAAAGTATATGATTCAAAATATAAGATTGTATGGCGCTACATGAATACTGAAAAATTTCATTTCTGTGATTATGATGTGATGATAAATCATAACTGGATTTTGATTTCGTCAGACAATAAAAAGGAAATGGAATATATCTTTTCTATTTTAAATTCAAAAGTGACAAATTTTACCTTCTTTAATTTACTAAGCAGTGATAATGAAAAAAGTTTTCAAATTGGAATAAAATCCATCAAAGAGTTTTGTAGAATACCACGTATCAATGATTGGAATGAAAAAATAAAAATTGAAATTATTTCTGCAACTGAACAATTACTCGAAATGGAGAAGCAATATTTTTCTGATATAATTGATTTCAAAGGAATAATGCTCCAAAAGTATGATGATATTGAAGTTTCAGGGAGCAACCTCATTATTAGCTACAAAGGAAAAGAAACAAAGTGTAAAATTCTTGACCAGGTTGAATTAGTTAAAGGAATAGTTACCAGCCTCGTAAAACCTGTTCTTATTAATGAAGGAGAAACAGGCAATGTTTCGGTATTAAAATCCCTTCCAGCATTCGATAAAGAATATCAGGCTCAATTAAAAGATTACATTGATAACCTGGTTTACGCACTTTATTTCAAAATAAAACTACCCGAACTCGGGTTTGATAAAGCAGCGGAAATCAAAAAAGCATGCAGTAAACATAAATTCTATCAACTTGTAAACACAAAATAAAATGAATAGGGAAGAACACGAGCAAAATTATAACCTGCTTAAATTTCAGCAGGGCCTCAAAGAATATATTTTCCTAACCCGTTCCGGCTACCGCCATTTCTTTGTCTTAGGCAAAGACCTTAAAGATGCGGAAGAAAACTTCATGCGCATTAACGAAATAAAACGTAACGGATTTACCCTTGAAGATTTG is from Bacteroidales bacterium and encodes:
- a CDS encoding N-6 DNA methylase yields the protein MAEKSIKQILSLWQEDKEHYKTTEVGSGVQKFVKEVLKSHELFDLGEGKLNTPVNKRKNEFLEETKNKGRRADIVIFIDGDIIIPVEVEKHGNIEAGKLQLFQYQSDWIKKYGLLTDGDEWRFYNNRFPVKSFRIKDILHDPTDLLTFWKEYVQPEYYYRSFFEKKGQFEFFEKDIPKVDDVREDFFNDITKLIENFKNKLNLKGYFKEVKEEIEREKKAVEITYAYLIQFILYKVLVDNGFSDFAEDWNQRLNSIDKEIKSESYHSVLSLIKTISDKISDKIYKRFNDEQLMINEKLKDILAQPKTEIADVSVWLDIILFINRYDFANVQNEIFGYVYENYLKDLYLDEKKGQYFTDPHVVEFMLNEMGYNKKNLQNRYAKDKDSISIIDPSCGSGTFLYNATNRIIDAFFDQSNASAKQSEQIINDNIFGLDIAEFPLYLAEMNILMRMLPIIFNKRYNNPVDQKIKVFKTRDSIAEFLDTALKNTITDINAAFKKQQIQLDLFTKTLDLGYDSFMRDKSDLNNLKESLENKNKKVRYRYDFVIGNPPYVGYNEISKQKLLFIQLLQSKKLQMSDIYGVNLNTVPGRTKAYAPKPNLYSFFIALGLALLKDGGKLCYIIPQTILTSTDLDVLRYHLSNFLTIEKIITFSCNMFIGRGIKQDKPIPTSSLIFIVSKKPPARIVEVDIINYLKEDDDIITCLNNINKKKQILYTRITQNQLKQNINNWNFIKFTPAIKEFFKEYNLKETFDIYRLDAYSKKYFNSNFYFDKGLIYPKDKITDEIKDGSTFYKQIESNQKNYLLQSSDKFIAKKNISLPKGAQGFKVYDSKYKIVWRYMNTEKFHFCDYDVMINHNWILISSDNKKEMEYIFSILNSKVTNFTFFNLLSSDNEKSFQIGIKSIKEFCRIPRINDWNEKIKIEIISATEQLLEMEKQYFSDIIDFKGIMLQKYDDIEVSGSNLIISYKGKETKCKILDQVELVKGIVTSLVKPVLINEGETGNVSVLKSLPAFDKEYQAQLKDYIDNLVYALYFKIKLPELGFDKAAEIKKACSKHKFYQLVNTK